A region from the Triticum aestivum cultivar Chinese Spring chromosome 3D, IWGSC CS RefSeq v2.1, whole genome shotgun sequence genome encodes:
- the LOC123075248 gene encoding F-box/FBD/LRR-repeat protein At1g13570, translated as MEAAMAEFECLGSLGPITAVTNEFLREQTPHNENEYEEQVRRLYDPAAYAIPVRPPVSAAASLFALPPDDDVDRVSRLPDALLRDVVSRLPVKDAARTAALSHRWRGVWRSTPLVLHDVDLLPDTSAVSRVLDAHPGPFRCVYLTSTLAEGFRGLLARWLRLLAAKGIQELVLVNARWPLDYVLPASLLGLTTLTRLYLGMWRFPDTAGLPRATCFRNLRDLGLYNVLVERRDLDFILDRSPVLETLCLQGNVLKLRIRLVSQSLRCVQIIGCFIEEIFVLDAPNLERFIYSDAWHPVGNCTTTVKIGHAPKLHLLGYLALDPRKHVLDVGNTIIKAGIGMSPSTMLQGVKILALEVRFAVRNDVKMIPNVLRCFPNVETLHIMSGKDDQSTGKLNLRFWHKSGTIECIRSRIKLLVVRDFKGGRSEMAFLKFFFQSALVLEEVVILLPDDPTDRMCRKVVSLRHIERASEASVLWASQSVPEGFVRSIERASDFSLGDPFANYCPIGLQSPRLSS; from the exons atggaggcggCCATGGCGGAGTTCGAGTGCCTCGGGTCGCTCGGTCCCATCACCGCTGTGACGAACGAGTTCCTGCGCGAGCAGACTCCGCACAACGAGAACGAGTATGAAGAGCAAGTCCGCCGCCTGTACGACCCCGCCGCCTACGCCATCCCCGTCCGCCCGCccgtctccgccgccgccagcctctTCGCCCTGCCACCCGACGACGACGTCGACCGCGTCAGCCGCCTCCCCGATGCGCTCCTCCGCGACGTCGTCTCCCGCCTCCCCGTCAAGGAcgccgcgcgcaccgccgcgctCTCCCACCGCTGGCGCGGGGTCTGGCGCTCCACGCCGCTCGTCCTCCACGACGTCGACCTCCTCCCCGACACCTCCGCCGTGTCCCGCGTCCTCGACGCGCATCCGGGGCCCTTCCGCTGCGTCTACCTCACCAGCACCCTCGCGGAGGGCTTCCGTGGCCTGCTCGCGCGCTGGCTCCGGCTCCTCGCCGCCAAGGGCATCCAGGAGCTCGTCCTCGTCAACGCCCGCTGGCCACTCGACTACGTTCTCCCCGCCAGCCTCCTGGGCCTGACCACCCTCACCCGCCTCTACCTCGGCATGTGGAGGTTCCCCGACACGGCCGGCCTCCCGCGCGCCACCTGCTTCCGCAATCTCCGTGACCTCGGCCTCTACAACGTGCTGGTGGAGAGAAGGGATCTGGACTTCATCCTCGACAGGAGCCCCGTGCTGGAGACGCTCTGTCTCCAGGGCAATGTGCTCAAGCTCCGCATCCGGCTCGTCAGCCAAAGCCTCCGGTGCGTGCAGATCATCGGGTGCTTCATCGAAGAGATCTTCGTGTTGGACGCCCCAAATCTTGAGCGGTTCATCTATTCAGATGCTTGGCACCCTGTTGGCAACTGCACCACCACGGTCAAGATCGGCCATGCCCCCAAGCTGCACTTGTTGGGATACTTGGCGTTGGACCCAAGAAAGCATGTCCTAGATGTGGGCAACACCATCATCAAG GCTGGGATAGGGATGAGCCCAAGCACCATGCTACAAGGTGTGAAAATCCTGGCTTTGGAGGTGCGTTTCGCAGTCCGCAATGATGTCAAGATGATCCCCAATGTCCTCAGATGCTTTCCGAATGTTGAGACGCTCCATATCATG TCTGGAAAAGATGATCAATCCACTGGCAAGCTCAACCTGAGGTTCTGGCACAAGTCAGGTACCATAGAATGCATACGGTCGCGCATCAAGCTGCTGGTTGTCCGGGATTTCAAAGGGGGTCGAAGCGAGATGGCCTTCCTCAAATTCTTCTTTCAGAGTGCGTTGGTGCTGGAGGAGGTGGTGATTCTGTTGCCCGATGATCCGACGGATCGTATGTGTCGCAAGGTGGTGTCCCTGAGGCACATTGAACGGGCCAGTGAAGCGTCCGTACTGTGGGCAAGCCAGTCTGTTCCTGAAGGCTTCGTTCGGAGCATCGAGAGAGCGTCTGATTTCTCCCTCGGTGACCCTTTTGCCAACTACTGTCCCATTGGGTTGCAATCGCCTCGGCTATCATCATGA